From the genome of Streptomyces sp. NBC_00659, one region includes:
- a CDS encoding STAS domain-containing protein, with protein MHETAEQSGRLSIHRSITADIRVLVLSGEIDADNVGLLAEALQIDGNGPVQLVLDFSAVTFMDSSAISALAAARRDATSAGGWIRMAALTAPVQRVVEIVGLDTIIPCYPTLSQALLP; from the coding sequence ATGCATGAGACAGCTGAGCAGTCCGGCCGCTTGTCGATCCACCGGAGCATCACCGCGGACATCCGTGTCCTGGTCCTGAGCGGCGAGATCGACGCAGACAACGTCGGCCTCCTGGCCGAGGCCCTTCAGATAGACGGCAACGGCCCGGTCCAGCTGGTCCTCGACTTCAGTGCGGTCACCTTCATGGACTCCAGCGCCATCAGCGCCCTGGCCGCCGCACGCCGCGACGCCACGTCGGCCGGCGGCTGGATCCGGATGGCGGCCCTGACAGCGCCGGTGCAGCGAGTCGTCGAAATCGTCGGCCTCGACACGATCATCCCTTGCTACCCCACGCTCTCCCAGGCCCTCCTTCCTTGA
- the istB gene encoding IS21-like element helper ATPase IstB produces the protein MSELTGNRIRTTAGKLGLPHLAETINEFTRRADEAKMGYLDFLDLVLSEELAVRDDRRFRQGLRLSRLPHHKTLDEYDFSFQPDLDPRKVKDLATLSFVEAKANAALLGPPGVGKTHIAVALAVAACRAGYSVYFTSLDDMVRNLKAAEAAGRLANKLGTYLRPGVLVVDEVGYEILERGEANLVFQVISKRYEKGSIILTSNKTFSEWGQVFGDEVLATAILDRLLHHCDVISINGPSYRLKNRLKAIERDTDVA, from the coding sequence TTGAGCGAGCTGACCGGCAACCGCATCCGCACTACGGCCGGCAAGCTCGGCCTGCCCCACCTCGCGGAAACCATCAACGAGTTCACCCGCCGGGCTGACGAAGCGAAGATGGGCTACCTCGACTTCCTCGACCTGGTCCTCTCCGAGGAACTGGCCGTCCGTGACGACCGTCGATTCCGCCAGGGACTGCGGCTCTCCCGGCTGCCGCACCACAAGACGCTCGACGAGTACGACTTCTCGTTCCAGCCCGACCTCGACCCGCGCAAGGTCAAGGACCTTGCCACCCTCTCGTTCGTCGAGGCCAAGGCCAACGCGGCTCTCCTGGGCCCGCCGGGGGTGGGCAAGACACACATCGCCGTCGCTCTCGCCGTTGCCGCTTGCCGGGCCGGCTACTCGGTCTACTTCACCAGCCTCGACGACATGGTCCGCAACCTCAAAGCCGCCGAAGCCGCCGGGCGCCTGGCCAACAAGCTCGGCACCTACCTCCGGCCGGGCGTCCTCGTTGTCGACGAGGTGGGCTACGAGATCCTCGAACGCGGGGAAGCGAACCTGGTCTTCCAGGTCATCTCAAAGCGGTATGAAAAAGGTTCGATCATCCTGACCTCGAACAAGACCTTCAGCGAATGGGGACAGGTGTTCGGCGACGAAGTCCTCGCCACCGCCATCCTCGACCGCCTCCTCCACCACTGCGACGTGATCTCCATCAACGGACCCAGCTACCGGCTCAAAAACCGGCTCAAGGCCATCGAACGGGACACAGACGTGGCCTGA
- the istA gene encoding IS21 family transposase yields MVLDPQRWLELRRFRGLLESGAMSLSEISRETGLDRKTVRKYLSAPGPATPPRRSPSGRSRARVIDEFGPLIDSMLRAEILMKAAVIHERLAQEYGFTGNYQRVKLYVQTARPRIADELGITPKELAGMHRRFEVIPGAQAQVDWGDEGKILAHMGVAKVYSFHMTLSYSRDPFCCFTTSQDLQTFFDCHRRAFAHFGGAPMTIVYDRTKTVVRRHVAPGEAVPLHPEAVGFAGHYDFDIDVLAAYRPQGKGRVERQVLIVRDHVLSGRSFSSVEEMDAAFTSWVPVRRAQIHKTHREVIAERAARDHAALKALPPTPYLVAERQLRHVGKDCLVAFDGNLYSVPARRVRPRQLVEIRATKSQVMLHATLAGVHGSTLLAAHPRAIGRGARVVDESHWDGLPTGQGRRTTTGDIPVRPRQEQPRGEETGPLQALLNRAAATRIEVGRRPLSVYDELTGTRPFTTNSPTKESS; encoded by the coding sequence GTGGTCTTGGATCCGCAGCGATGGCTGGAGCTTCGGCGCTTTCGCGGCCTGCTGGAGTCCGGGGCGATGAGCCTGTCGGAGATCTCCAGGGAGACCGGTCTGGACCGCAAGACGGTCCGCAAGTACCTCTCCGCACCGGGGCCGGCAACCCCTCCGCGGCGATCGCCGAGCGGGCGGTCGCGGGCAAGGGTGATCGACGAGTTCGGACCGCTGATCGATTCGATGCTCCGGGCCGAGATCCTGATGAAGGCCGCGGTCATCCACGAGCGGCTGGCCCAGGAGTACGGCTTCACCGGGAACTATCAGCGGGTCAAGCTCTACGTTCAGACGGCCCGGCCGAGGATCGCCGACGAACTCGGGATCACGCCCAAGGAACTGGCGGGGATGCACCGCCGGTTCGAGGTGATCCCAGGGGCCCAAGCGCAAGTGGACTGGGGAGATGAGGGCAAGATCCTCGCCCACATGGGCGTCGCGAAGGTCTACTCCTTCCACATGACGCTCTCGTACTCGCGGGATCCGTTCTGCTGCTTCACCACCAGCCAGGACCTGCAGACGTTCTTCGACTGCCACCGCCGGGCATTCGCGCACTTCGGCGGGGCGCCGATGACGATCGTCTACGACCGGACCAAGACTGTGGTCCGCCGACACGTCGCCCCCGGTGAGGCGGTCCCGCTGCATCCGGAAGCGGTCGGCTTCGCCGGCCACTACGACTTCGACATCGACGTCCTGGCCGCCTACCGCCCACAGGGCAAGGGCCGGGTCGAACGACAAGTCCTGATCGTCCGCGACCACGTCCTGTCCGGCCGGTCCTTCTCCTCCGTCGAGGAGATGGACGCCGCGTTCACCTCCTGGGTGCCCGTGCGGCGGGCCCAGATCCACAAGACGCACCGGGAGGTCATTGCGGAACGGGCGGCGCGGGATCACGCGGCCCTCAAAGCGCTGCCGCCGACTCCGTATCTGGTGGCCGAACGGCAGCTGCGGCACGTCGGCAAGGACTGTCTGGTCGCCTTCGACGGCAACCTCTACTCGGTGCCGGCCCGCAGGGTCCGCCCGCGGCAGCTGGTCGAGATCCGGGCAACAAAATCCCAGGTCATGCTGCATGCCACCCTCGCCGGTGTCCACGGAAGCACGCTGCTGGCGGCTCATCCCCGGGCGATCGGCCGCGGTGCCCGTGTCGTCGACGAGTCCCACTGGGACGGCCTGCCCACCGGTCAGGGACGCCGGACCACCACCGGCGACATCCCGGTCCGGCCTCGTCAAGAACAGCCGCGGGGCGAGGAGACCGGACCCTTGCAGGCCCTGCTGAACAGGGCCGCGGCCACCCGGATCGAGGTCGGGCGCCGACCGTTGTCGGTCTATGACGAGCTGACCGGCACCCGGCCCTTCACCACCAACTCCCCGACGAAGGAGTCGTCTTGA